From the Streptomyces sp. KMM 9044 genome, one window contains:
- the cydB gene encoding cytochrome d ubiquinol oxidase subunit II produces the protein MELHNVWFVLIAFLWIGYFFLEGFDFGIGILTRLLARDRAEKRVLINTIGPVWDGNEVWLLTAGGATFAAFPEWYATLFSGFYLPLLVILVCLIIRGVAFEYRVKRPEERWQRNWETAIFWTSLIPAFLWGVAFGNIVRGVKLDAEFEYVGNVWDLLNPYALLGGLVTLTLFTFHGAVFAALKTVGDIRGRARQTALRTGLIAAALALAFLVWTQIERGDGASLVAMVVAVAALVAALVANQAEREGWSFALSGVTIVAAVTMLFLTLFPNVMPSTLDADWSLTVTNASSSNYTLTIMTWLTVIAAPLVMVYQGWTYWVFRKRIGTQHIADPVH, from the coding sequence ATGGAACTGCACAACGTCTGGTTCGTTCTGATCGCCTTCCTGTGGATCGGCTACTTCTTCCTGGAGGGCTTCGACTTCGGAATCGGGATCCTCACCCGGCTGCTCGCCCGTGACCGCGCCGAGAAGCGGGTGCTGATCAACACCATCGGCCCCGTCTGGGACGGTAACGAGGTGTGGCTGCTCACGGCCGGCGGCGCTACCTTCGCGGCCTTCCCCGAGTGGTACGCCACGCTCTTCTCCGGCTTCTACCTGCCGCTGCTGGTCATCCTGGTCTGCCTGATCATCCGTGGTGTCGCCTTCGAGTACCGGGTCAAGCGGCCCGAGGAGCGCTGGCAGCGCAACTGGGAGACGGCGATCTTCTGGACCTCGCTCATCCCCGCGTTCCTCTGGGGTGTGGCGTTCGGCAACATCGTGCGTGGAGTGAAGCTCGACGCCGAGTTCGAGTACGTGGGCAACGTGTGGGACCTGCTCAACCCGTACGCGCTGCTGGGCGGTCTGGTCACGCTGACGCTCTTCACATTCCACGGAGCCGTGTTCGCCGCACTCAAGACCGTCGGCGACATCCGGGGCCGGGCCCGGCAGACGGCCCTGCGAACGGGACTGATCGCCGCTGCCCTCGCGCTGGCCTTCCTGGTGTGGACGCAGATCGAGCGCGGTGACGGCGCGAGCCTGGTCGCGATGGTCGTCGCGGTGGCGGCCCTGGTCGCCGCGCTGGTGGCGAACCAGGCAGAGCGCGAGGGATGGTCGTTCGCCCTGTCCGGTGTCACCATCGTGGCCGCCGTGACGATGCTCTTCCTGACGCTCTTCCCGAACGTCATGCCGTCCACACTGGACGCGGACTGGAGTCTCACCGTCACCAACGCCTCCTCCAGCAACTACACATTGACGATCATGACCTGGCTCACGGTGATCGCTGCGCCGCTCGTCATGGTCTACCAGGGCTGGACGTACTGGGTCTTCCGCAAGCGGATCGGCACCCAGCACATCGCCGATCCCGTGCACTGA
- the hisC gene encoding histidinol-phosphate transaminase: MSETSPKLRAELEGIPTYRPGKPAAAGGPVAYKLSSNENPYPPLPGVMEAVTSAASAFNRYPDMACTSLMAELSERFAVPVSHLATGTGSVGVAQQLLQATSGPGDEVIYAWRSFEAYPIITRISGATAVQVPLTPGDVHDLDAMAGAITERTRLVFVCNPNNPTGTAVRRAELKRFLDRVPRDVLVVIDEAYREFIRDPEVPDGVEFYRDRPNVCVLRTFSKAYGLAGLRVGFAIAHEPVAAALRKTAVPFGVSQVAQDAAIASLRAEDELIGRVGSLVCERNRVVEALRAQDWKVPETQANFVWLRLGERATAFAQACEQAGVVVRPFPGEGVRVTVGEAEANDIFLKVTEAFRKKL, encoded by the coding sequence GTGAGCGAGACGAGCCCCAAGCTGCGCGCCGAGCTGGAGGGTATTCCCACGTACAGGCCGGGCAAGCCGGCGGCGGCCGGGGGCCCGGTGGCCTACAAGCTGTCCTCCAACGAGAACCCCTATCCACCCCTGCCGGGGGTGATGGAGGCCGTGACGTCCGCGGCGTCCGCCTTCAACCGCTACCCCGACATGGCCTGTACGTCTCTGATGGCGGAGCTGTCCGAGCGTTTCGCCGTCCCGGTCTCCCATCTGGCCACCGGCACCGGCTCGGTCGGCGTCGCCCAGCAGTTGCTGCAGGCCACCTCGGGCCCCGGCGACGAGGTGATCTACGCGTGGCGCTCGTTCGAGGCGTACCCGATCATCACCAGGATCAGCGGTGCCACCGCCGTGCAGGTGCCGCTGACACCGGGCGATGTGCACGACCTGGACGCGATGGCCGGGGCGATCACCGAACGGACCCGGCTGGTCTTCGTCTGCAACCCCAACAACCCGACCGGCACGGCGGTGCGGCGGGCGGAGCTGAAGCGTTTTCTCGACCGGGTGCCCCGTGATGTCCTGGTGGTGATCGACGAGGCGTACCGCGAGTTCATCCGCGACCCCGAGGTCCCGGACGGTGTGGAGTTCTACCGGGATCGGCCCAACGTCTGTGTCCTGCGGACCTTCTCCAAGGCCTACGGTCTGGCGGGGCTGCGGGTCGGCTTCGCGATCGCCCATGAGCCGGTGGCCGCGGCGCTGCGCAAGACAGCGGTGCCGTTCGGTGTGAGCCAGGTCGCACAGGACGCCGCGATCGCCTCGCTGCGTGCCGAGGACGAGCTCATCGGGCGGGTCGGTTCGCTGGTATGTGAGCGCAACCGTGTCGTGGAGGCGCTGCGCGCCCAGGACTGGAAGGTTCCCGAGACCCAGGCCAACTTCGTGTGGCTGCGGCTGGGGGAGCGCGCGACGGCGTTCGCGCAGGCGTGCGAGCAGGCAGGGGTGGTCGTCAGGCCCTTCCCCGGTGAGGGCGTGCGGGTAACGGTCGGCGAGGCCGAGGCGAACGACATCTTCCTGAAGGTGACGGAAGCCTTCCGCAAGAAGCTGTAG
- a CDS encoding cytochrome ubiquinol oxidase subunit I, with protein MDLALAPETLARWQFGITTVYHFLFVPLTISLAALTAGLETAWVRTGKEKYLGATKFWGKLFLINIAMGVVTGIVQEFQFGMNWSDYSRFVGDVFGAPLAFEALVAFFFESTFIGLWIFGWDKLPKKIHLACIWMVSLGTLLSAYFILAANSWMQHPVGYRINEEKGRAELTDFWLVLTQNTTLNQVFHSFSASALTGGAFMVGIAAFHLMRKKHIPVMRTSLRLGLVTMAVGGMFTAISGDTLGKVMYEQQPMKMAAAEALWEGENPAPFSVFAYGDVDKGHNEVALEIPGLLSFLAHGDFDSYVPGINDTNEALREQFGPGDYKPIVPVAYWGFRWMIGFGMASFSLALLGLWLTRKRFLVPSALRSGEDEVPHLVLLKKPLGARLTRLYWLLALWTMAFPLIANAWGWIFTEMGRQPWVVYGVMQTRHAVSPGVSQAEVVISMTVFTLLYAALAVVEVKLLAKYVKAGPPELTEADLNPPTKIGGDLRDADKPMAFSY; from the coding sequence GTGGACCTGGCTCTGGCGCCGGAGACACTGGCGCGGTGGCAGTTCGGTATCACCACCGTCTATCACTTCCTCTTCGTTCCTCTGACGATCTCGCTGGCCGCTCTCACGGCCGGGCTGGAGACCGCCTGGGTGCGCACCGGGAAGGAGAAGTACCTCGGGGCGACGAAGTTCTGGGGAAAGCTCTTCCTGATCAACATCGCGATGGGGGTGGTCACCGGCATCGTGCAGGAGTTCCAGTTCGGCATGAACTGGTCCGACTACTCGCGGTTCGTCGGTGACGTCTTCGGCGCCCCGCTCGCCTTCGAGGCCTTGGTCGCCTTCTTCTTCGAGTCCACTTTCATCGGCCTGTGGATCTTCGGCTGGGACAAGTTGCCCAAGAAGATCCACCTGGCCTGCATCTGGATGGTCTCCCTCGGCACGCTGCTGTCGGCGTACTTCATCCTGGCGGCCAACTCCTGGATGCAGCACCCGGTCGGCTACCGGATCAACGAGGAGAAGGGGCGGGCGGAACTCACCGACTTCTGGTTGGTGCTCACCCAGAACACCACGCTCAACCAGGTCTTCCACAGCTTCTCGGCGTCCGCGCTGACCGGCGGCGCCTTCATGGTCGGCATCGCAGCCTTCCACCTGATGCGCAAGAAGCACATCCCGGTGATGCGGACGTCGCTCAGGCTCGGGCTGGTCACCATGGCGGTCGGAGGCATGTTCACCGCGATCAGCGGAGACACCCTCGGCAAGGTCATGTACGAGCAGCAGCCCATGAAGATGGCCGCCGCCGAGGCGCTGTGGGAGGGCGAGAACCCGGCGCCGTTCTCCGTGTTCGCATACGGCGACGTCGACAAGGGGCACAACGAGGTCGCCCTGGAGATACCCGGGCTGCTGTCCTTCCTCGCCCACGGCGACTTCGATTCGTACGTGCCCGGCATCAACGACACCAATGAAGCCCTGCGAGAGCAGTTCGGCCCCGGTGACTACAAGCCCATCGTGCCGGTCGCCTACTGGGGCTTCCGCTGGATGATCGGCTTCGGCATGGCCTCCTTCTCGCTCGCGCTGCTGGGGCTCTGGCTCACGAGGAAGAGGTTCCTGGTGCCTTCAGCCCTGCGCAGCGGGGAGGACGAGGTGCCGCACCTGGTGCTGCTGAAGAAGCCGCTGGGCGCGAGGCTCACCCGGCTGTACTGGCTCCTGGCGCTCTGGACCATGGCCTTCCCTCTGATAGCCAATGCCTGGGGCTGGATATTCACCGAGATGGGCCGGCAGCCCTGGGTCGTCTACGGCGTGATGCAGACCCGGCACGCGGTCTCCCCCGGAGTGTCCCAGGCCGAGGTCGTCATCTCGATGACCGTCTTCACCCTGCTGTACGCCGCTCTGGCCGTGGTGGAGGTCAAGCTGCTCGCCAAGTACGTCAAGGCGGGCCCGCCCGAACTCACCGAGGCCGATCTCAACCCGCCCACCAAGATCGGTGGCGATCTCCGGGACGCCGACAAGCCGATGGCCTTCTCGTACTAG